Proteins co-encoded in one Nicotiana sylvestris chromosome 7, ASM39365v2, whole genome shotgun sequence genomic window:
- the LOC138873985 gene encoding uncharacterized protein codes for MPDPSKVLEEDPFQGCFAGVEDSTDLNDASTILEEAQYLLSRFRAELSQCEAELRRVSDEEKALRLLCSKKEEELKDLRAELDKARKNESELDEQSKKIEELEVELARARAEAVQAKAEAEKTKVAADKSIAIYLRDVAAVQGELRKASD; via the exons ATGCCCGATCCGAGCAAAGTCCTCGAGGAAGATCCCTTTCAGGGTTGCTTTGCTGGGGTTGAGGATTCCACTGACCTTAACGACGCATCCACCATCTTAGAAGAGGCTCAATATCTCCTATCTCGG TTTAGAGCTGAGCTGAGCCAATGTGAGGCCGAGCTTAGGAGAGTTTCAGATGAAGAGAAGGCCCTGAGGCTCCTTTGTAGCAAAAAGGAAGAGGAGCTTAAAGATCTCCGGGCCGAATTGGACAAAGCTCGGAAAAACGAGTCCGAGCTAGATGAGCAG TccaagaaaattgaggagttGGAGGTAGAGCTAGCTAGAGCCCGGGCTGAAGCTGTACAGGCTAAGGCTGAAGCTGAGAAGACAAAGGTTGCGGCTGATAAATCCATTGCCATATACTTAAGGGATGTCGCGGCCGTTCAAGGTGAGTTGAGGAAGGCCTCTGACTGA